The Streptomyces sp. NBC_00454 DNA segment CCCGAAACCGCAGCAAGGCAAAGGGGCGGCCCGCGCCGGCTCACGCCGGCACGAACCGCCCCCGGACGGTGGGCTACTCCGCGGAAGTTCCCTGATCCAAGACCCGGCCCTCGCCCGGCGCCAGCGTCCCCAGGATCCGTTCCAGATCCTCCATCGAGGCGAACTCGACGGTGATCTTGCCCTTCTTCTGGCCCAGATCCACCTTCACCCGCGTCTCGAACCGGTCCGACAGCCGCGTCGCCAGCTCGTTGAGCGCCGGAGAGACCCGGGCGCCCGCCCGCGGGCCCTTCGGCTTCACGGCGCTGGAGGATTCCGAGCCCATCAGCGCCACGATCTCCTCGACCGCACGCACCGACAGCCCCTCGGCCACGATCCGGTGCGCCAGCCGGTCCTGGGTCTCGGAGTCGTCGACCGAGAGCAGTGACCGCGCGTGGCCGGCCGAGAGCACTCCCGCCGCCACCCGCCGCTGCACGGAAGGCGGCAGCTTCAGCAGCCGAATCGTGTTGGAGACCTGCGGACGCGAACGCCCGATCCGGTCCGCCAGCTGATCGTGCGTGCAGTTGAAGTCCTGGAGGAGCTGGTCGTACGCGGCCGCCTCCTCCAGCGGGTTCAGCTGGGCCCGGTGCAGGTTCTCC contains these protein-coding regions:
- a CDS encoding ParB/RepB/Spo0J family partition protein, with protein sequence MSERRRGLGRGLGALIPAAPQEKTPPVIGAAGSTSPSAVPVLTAERGIAAARLASLAQADVSRETSAAIAAAEPEPAAAPEVEEVAGATFAELPMDSITPNPRQPREVFDEDALAELVTSIQEVGLLQPVVVRQSAPGRYELIMGERRWRACREAGLQRIPAIIRATDDEKLLLDALLENLHRAQLNPLEEAAAYDQLLQDFNCTHDQLADRIGRSRPQVSNTIRLLKLPPSVQRRVAAGVLSAGHARSLLSVDDSETQDRLAHRIVAEGLSVRAVEEIVALMGSESSSAVKPKGPRAGARVSPALNELATRLSDRFETRVKVDLGQKKGKITVEFASMEDLERILGTLAPGEGRVLDQGTSAE